GGAATCCAAATAAATTAGAACAGCGAATGGGGCGCATTCATCGTATCGGGCAAAAGAACGAAGTGTTCGTATTTAACTTAGTAGCGCAAAATACTCGTGAAGGTAGTGTCATGATTCGTCTGCTTGAAAAAATGGAGCATATGAAAGAAGACTTAGGATCTGATTTAGTTTATGATTTTATTGGTGAAGTTTTAGAAGATAAGTTTGATAGTTTAGCCGACTTAATGCAGGAAGCAATTTTAAACCGGGAACGTCTGGATGATGTTATTGCCAATATGGAAAAAACATTGTCGGAAGAGCATCAAAAGTTATTGAAGCTCATGCAAGAAGAAAGAATGGTTGAAGATCCGCTCAATTTATCAATTTTAAAACGTGAACAAAATGATTTGACAGTAAAACGCATTCCAATTCGGGCATATACAGATTTAGCAACGTACATTTTAGAAAAGAAAAAAGTCCGGGTCTATGATACAAACGATGGCAAAGTAAAACGTATTGAACGTTTACCAAAATTTATTCGAGACAGCCTGCCTGAATTAGCTCGTTATCAAGGAGAAAGTTACCGTTTTACGGGTATACGTGAATATGAATCTGAAGAAGTGGCGTTATTAAATAGTGACCATCCAATTTTTAAATTAAGCATGGACTTAATGAAAAAAGAAAATGAAAAGCGTTCTTGGGGAAGATATTTAGTCACTTATGATGTTCCTGAACCATTGATGGTTGAGGTATACAATATTAGTATCGTAGATGGAACGGGAAAAGAGCTTGAGAACCATTTTATTCATCTAGCTAAACGCGAAAATGGCGAAATCATTGCATTAGATCCATACTGGCTATTTGCTGGTCATTTTTACGAAAATGTTATTGAATTAAGTGATCATGCATCAAACGAATGCATGGGAAATGTTCTAAAGCACTCATCTTTAATTAGAGATCAAGTTCAAGCCAACCGTCAAAAACAATTAGATAAGCTTCTGGCATTCCTAGAGAAATCTTTTAATGAACAATATCGCAACACACTAGAGAAGCTAGAAAAATATCAACAAGAAAACATAGACAATCGAAATAGTGCTCTTATTAATCAAATGAACGCTCATTTAATTGACTTAGATATGAAGAAAGAAGAACGTTTGAACATTATTCGTTGCCAAAAGAATATTAGTATGAAACCACCAAAGAAAATTCTTTCTTTACAACTTGCCCCTACAGGCCGCAGTAAACGAGTCATGACGATTGACTATAAAGATGTAGTAGAAAAATACGAAAAAGCAAACGGACGGATAAACATAAAAATGTTTGATTGCCTAGCATTAGTCGACTTTTACAGCGAACGCTTTAACGGCGAAGAACGCTATATCATCCTAACGAACGATCCAAACTATATGCCATCCGAAGAACACCTTGAAGATTTAGAAGATATTTTGAAGAAAGTGTACATTTATGTCGTTCAAGATTGCGAGATTATTGAAGAGAGAGCGATGAAAAAGGAAATATTTGTTTTTTAAAAAGTGAAAGAAGTGATTACTAAAACTCATTCCGAACCTATGGGGGAGGGATGAGTTTTTTCAATTGAGAATTTCAAATAAAATAGATTAGAATAGTATTTTTTTGCTATAATTTATGTAAATTTTGTAAGAATAGTTTACTTTCAACTTGAAGGTGGAAAGATGCGTTCCCATTTATAACGGTATTCAATTTCATGTTCCAGGAGGATACATCAACTTGGAATTTGAAGATCGTTTTACGATAGAAAATGGATTTATCGAAGAACAACTACTACATCTATGCTTCAAATACGACGACGATAAACCAAGAGGATATTGGTTACATTTCGAAGGAATTAATCTCTTTTTTGAAGGAAAGGGAATTGTAGATATATTAGATAATATCAAAGAAGAGACAGAAAAACGGATACGTCAAGAAAAGTTGGAAGCACAGTTTCGAGAAGAAGCGGATCGGTTTATCGACAAGGAAACATGGGCTTCTATCGATAATATGATGGAAAAATAAAGATAAAAAGAGCCTTTCTTTAAGGAAATTCTTTTTCTTGCGGATGATGGGGATGATACTCTTTTAGTTTTTGAAGGATTCCATCCAATCTGTCATTTTCCTTCTCTAACTAATTGTTCTTGGGTTCGGTGTCGCCACCCGAAAATTACTGAAGTTAACGCAAGACGATTTGGTTGAGGGTGTATTAAATGCAGTGGACCTTGACAGTAACCGTCTCGAGCAAAATGAGAAGAAGCATATTCAATTAGAAGGTGATGTTGTATTAGATCCATCTTCGGCTAACGTTGGTAGGTGCTATTACAGACCCGAAAATGGAATACCTAAGTGAAATTGTACGTGATTTTAACGAAAAGTTCGGTAAAAACATAACGGAAAACGATTCAGTAAGTAAATTTATGCTTGAAGAGCTACCTCGACAAGTAGTAGCACACGAAGAATACCAAAACACGAAAAAAATACTCGGATCGCCAAAATGCTAAAATTACATTCCGACGTATCTTGGAAAAAGTCTTTCAAGATTATATGTTTGATCAATTCGAAATGTACCAGTAGTTTATGGAAGATGAAGAGTTTGCTGAATGGTACACGAATAAGATGCTTGAGGCGGATTATCGTTTTGGAGACCAAATGAGTAATTAGTAATGAAGTAGCGTCTTAAAAAGGTACAATAACGAGATGAAAGAGACAGAAGCCTTTCTTTTTTGGAAGGGCTTCTGCTTTTTATAAAACTTTTGCTAATTGGCGTAAGTCATTAAAAGCACGATCACTGTACTTGTAAAGTCAATAAATGTAATTTTACCAGAACTAACCTTCTAGAACTAATTTACCATTTTTGTATAAAATAGAGTTATAATTATTTTTGTACGGAGTTATAGGAGTGTGTGATAAATGAACAAGGCTAAATATTCAGTGCTCATATTTTCTCCTGATATTCAACAAACAACAACAGATGAACTTTATCAATATATTAAAAATGGACAAAAGGTTTATTTTCTTACATTTGATGATCCGGAAGAATTGCTTGAGGATCCGGTTCTAAGAGAAGCAAATAAGAAAGAATTATTGAATGTCTC
This is a stretch of genomic DNA from Bacillus alveayuensis. It encodes these proteins:
- a CDS encoding hypothetical protein (product_source=Hypo-rule applied), which produces MEFEDRFTIENGFIEEQLLHLCFKYDDDKPRGYWLHFEGINLFFEGKGIVDILDNIKEETEKRIRQEKLEAQFREEADRFIDKETWASIDNMMEK
- a CDS encoding hypothetical protein (product_source=Hypo-rule applied; cath_funfam=3.40.50.300; pfam=PF00271; smart=SM00490; superfamily=52540), giving the protein MFGTNGLLQQNEKILIFTESTDTLNYLERKLLEHVPKIAKIVGSFSMDERRRQVELFRNECQIMLATDAGGESINLQFCNQMINYDIPWNPNKLEQRMGRIHRIGQKNEVFVFNLVAQNTREGSVMIRLLEKMEHMKEDLGSDLVYDFIGEVLEDKFDSLADLMQEAILNRERLDDVIANMEKTLSEEHQKLLKLMQEERMVEDPLNLSILKREQNDLTVKRIPIRAYTDLATYILEKKKVRVYDTNDGKVKRIERLPKFIRDSLPELARYQGESYRFTGIREYESEEVALLNSDHPIFKLSMDLMKKENEKRSWGRYLVTYDVPEPLMVEVYNISIVDGTGKELENHFIHLAKRENGEIIALDPYWLFAGHFYENVIELSDHASNECMGNVLKHSSLIRDQVQANRQKQLDKLLAFLEKSFNEQYRNTLEKLEKYQQENIDNRNSALINQMNAHLIDLDMKKEERLNIIRCQKNISMKPPKKILSLQLAPTGRSKRVMTIDYKDVVEKYEKANGRINIKMFDCLALVDFYSERFNGEERYIILTNDPNYMPSEEHLEDLEDILKKVYIYVVQDCEIIEERAMKKEIFVF